In Monodelphis domestica isolate mMonDom1 chromosome 3, mMonDom1.pri, whole genome shotgun sequence, the following proteins share a genomic window:
- the ANKRD24 gene encoding ankyrin repeat domain-containing protein 24 isoform X5 has product MTGRLMKRLCGYDRSEVSFSRRSEAWNSGKRGRGRSTRKPKTALCRAWRDRYKSCSSCWLRNRRKRRVWVVRWRVCRAACPFWRWEAGKEKGIQTHPGGNTDTCLQIHKHKYTQTPRYKDPHLQNDKENTSYDVATLQDEEGELLDYPGVDGLPSKGLSPAAQELLASLQDQVASLTKQNQELMEKVQVLENFEKDQMDLETSPDFIPVLLYDTLKAELDQVRRQHEEALKALEHRRVEEETLGAQEGKEKEDEIKEKKDNGKDKDEMGVKNDRGKERVKEKEICETEMNGKEEEKDKMEVKEKATTESEAAGEDGDRGTPEEKPEESEAAGPAAEEKVTANPAEASEQLQEELESRIRALEETLRQREREAAAELEVARGKCKAAEAEAGRLRERVREAEGSANGSGGSSGGGGGGGGGSGGGDSAQLRAALEQAREDLRDRDERLRKLEARAEEAVALEAERNQMRAEAEAARKEQQRLEAEARELREALERGARDQREAEMQLEGLREELDSTCVPRRQHLETVEELGRARDAAESRAHELESVCEEARRGLAELREASEEAARELRARAQELEQELVVKGKEAARLQAELERERAGSVARSEHERVAGALRAEAEQLAARLDELGRRHEKTSAEVFQVQREALFMKSERHAAEAQLATAEQQLRSLRAEVERARQAQGRAQEVMDKAKEKDRKITELSKEVFNLKEALKGQPIAPSPEVATLQGQVKTLQQQLEDAQRCHSTVVALYRSHLLYAIQVSFPFPTWNSGGGGAGSTGPELVTRGSGLMSEVWSYGTRKVEDSEGRNCQAGLASRSDLGRDHLDCLGYRGCKRSLRGSPKARWNLSAP; this is encoded by the exons ATGACAGGGAGGCTTATGAAGAGATTGTGCGGCTACGACAGGAGCGAGGTCAGCTTCTCCAGAAGATCCGAGGCCTGGAACAgcggaaagagaggaagaggcaggag CACCAGGAAGCCGAAGACAGCTCTCTGCAGAGCCTGGAGAGACAG GTACAAGAGTTGCAGCAGCTGTTGGCTGAGAaacaggaggaaaaggagagtcTGGGTCGTGAGGTGGAGAGTCTGCAGAGCCGCCTGTCCCTTCTGGAGGTGGGaggcagggaaagaaaaaggcatccAGACACACCCAGGTGGAAACACAGACACATGCTTACAGatacacaaacacaaatacacacagaCACCTCGATACAAAGACCCCCACTTACAG AACGACAAGGAGAACACCAGCTATGATGTGGCCACACTGCAGGATGAAGAGGGGGAACTGTTGGACTACCCAG GAGTCGATGGGCTGCCATCCAAGGGGCTGAGCCCTGCTGCTCAGGAATTGCTGGCTTCCCTACAGGACCAGGTGGCATCACTTACCAAACAAAACCAGGAATTGATGGAAAAGGTCCAG GTCCTAGAGAACTTCGAGAAGGACCAGATGGACTTGGAGACGTCACCAGACTTCATCCCAGTCCTTCTCTATGATACTCTGAAGGCTGAGCTTGACCAGGTCCGGAGACAGCATGAAGAGGCCCTCAAGGCTCTGGAGCATCGCAGGGTTGAAGAAGAGACCCTGGGAGCACAGGAGGGTAAGGAGAAGGAGGATGAGATCAAAGAGAAGAAGGACAATggaaaagacaaagatgaaatggGAGTCAAAAACgacaggggaaaggagagagtgaaggaaaaagaaatatgtgaGACCGAAATGAacgggaaagaggaggaaaaggacaaGATGGAAGTGAAGGAGAAAGCGACGACAGAAAGTGAAGCAGCAGGTGAGGATGGGGACCGAGGGACCCCAGAGGAAAAGccggaagagtctgaggctgctGGCCCTGCGGCAGAGGAAAAGGTCACGGCCAACCCAGCTGAAGCATCAGAGCAGCTGCAGGAAGAGCTGGAATCCCGAATCCGCGCCCTGGAGGAAACCCTGCGGCAACGGGAGAGGGAGGCAGCAGCCGAGCTGGAAGTGGCCAGGGGCAAGTGCAAGGCCGCCGAAGCGGAGGCTGGCCGGCTGCGAGAACGGGTGCGGGAGGCAGAAGGTTCTGCCAATGGCAGTGGGGGAAGTAGcggtggtggtggcggtggcggcggcggcagcggtgGTGGCGACTCAGCGCAGCTCAGGGCGGCCCTGGAACAGGCCCGAGAAGACCTACGAGACCGCGATGAGCGGCTCCGGAAGCTAGAGGCCCGGGCGGAGGAGGCCGTGGCTCTGGAGGCCGAGAGGAATCAAATGCGAGCAGAGGCCGAGGCGGCACGAAAAGAGCAGCAGCGGCTGGAGGCAGAGGCCCGGGAGCTACGGGAGGCGCTGGAGCGAGGAGCTCGGGACCAGCGGGAGGCAGAGATGCAGCTGGAGGGCCTGCGCGAGGAGCTGGACTCCACGTGTGTGCCTCGACGGCAACATCTGGAGACCGTGGAGGAACTGGGCCGGGCGCGGGATGCGGCCGAGAGCCGGGCGCACGAATTGGAAAGCGTGTGCGAGGAGGCCCGGCGAGGCCTGGCCGAGCTGCGCGAGGCTTCCGAGGAGGCGGCCCGTGAGCTCCGCGCCCGGGCGCAGGAGCTGGAGCAGGAGCTCGTGGTAAAGGGCAAGGAGGCGGCACGGTTGCAGGCGGAGCTGGAGCGCGAGCGGGCGGGTAGCGTGGCGCGGTCAGAGCACGAGCGTGTGGCGGGGGCCCTGCGCGCCGAGGCAGAGCAGCTGGCTGCGCGTCTCGATGAGCTGGGGCGGAGGCACGAGAAGACGAGCGCCGAGGTGTTCCAGGTGCAGCGAGAGGCGCTCTTCATGAAGAGCGAGCGGCACGCGGCCGAAGCGCAGCTGGCCACCGCCGAGCAGCAGCTGCGCAGCCTCCGTGCCGAGGTAGAGCGCGCGCGCCAGGCTCAGGGCCGAGCGCAGGAGGTCATGGACAAGGCCAAGGAGAAGGACAGGAag ATCACAGAACTGTCCAAAGAAGTCTTTAACCTCAAGGAGGCCCTCAAGGGCCAGCCTATTGCTCCCTCCCCAGAGGTGGCCACCCTCCAGGGCCAGGTGAAGACCCTACAACAGCAGCTGGAG GATGCACAGAGATGTCACAGCACAGTGGTGGCCTTGTATCGGAGCCACCTACTTTATGCCATCCAGGTCAGTTTCCCCTTCCCAACTTGGAACTCAGGAGGAGGTGGGGCTGGGTCCACTGGGCCTGAGCTGGTAACAAGAGGAAGTGGGTTAATGTCAGAGGTGTGGAGTTACGGGACCAGAAAGGTGGAGGACTCTGAGGGGAGAAACTGCCAGGCTGGACTGGCTTCACGGTCTGACTTGGGGAGAGACCATTTGGATTGCTTGGGGTATCGGGGTTGTAAGAGAAGCCTCAGAGGATCCCCAAAAGCCAGGTGGAACCTGTCAGCCCCGTAA